The Fibrobacter sp. genome segment CATCTCTTCGCAATCTTTTAACTTGGCCGTTCCGCTTACCTTTCCGAAGAAGAGCAGAAGTTCCGTCTGCCCGTAGGTGAGGGTGTTGCCCTCGATGTGGTTGCTGTTGTAGTTGAAATCGATTGTAAACCGCTTGTTCAGACGATGCCTGTCATACTCGCTGAGGGGCTGCAGCGAATTCCATGATTCCAGGGCTTCTTCGAGGTTTTTCGATTTCATGACCTTAATATAATAAAATTTCATATAAAAAGTGGTATTGTACCACTTTTTATGCGTTTTTTGTTGTTTTTTGTGTGCAAAAATGACCGTAAAGGTGGTATTATACCACTTTTACGGCCAAAAATGCGTTGTCTTAAGGCTTATTCGCCCCAAATCTTTAAAATATCGCCATAGAGATCGATGCGGCGGTCGCGGAAATGCGGCCACCAGCGGCGATTCTCTTCGGTTTCGGCCAGGTCGATTTCTACGGTAGAGACTCCGAGGAAATCGGGCGAGCATTTTTCCAGAATGTAGCCGTCGGGTGCGGCGGCAAAGCTGGTGCCCCAGAACGTGAGGTGGCCTTCGGTGCCGCCACGGTTCGCCGCAATCACGAAGGTGCGGTTTGCAATGGCGTGGCCCCGCATGACGGTGGTCCAGCTGTCCTGCTGGCGCGGGTAGATTTCCTTGGGCTCGCTGTCCATCCAGCCGATGGCGGTGGGGTAGATGAGCACGTCTGCGCCCTTGAGGCTCATGATGCGGGCGGCTTCCGGGAACCATTGGTCCCAACAGATGAGCACGCCGAGCGTACCTGCAGATGTCTTGATGGGCTCGAAACCCGTGTCGCCTGGGATGAAGTAGTATTTCTCGTAGAAGGCCGGATCGTCGGGAATGTGGCTCTTGCGGTAGAGCCCCGCGATGCTGCCGTCCCGCTCGAACACGAAGGCGGAATTGTGGTAGATGCCCCGGGCCCGCTTCTCGAAGAACGGGAACACCACCACGGCGTTCAGTTCTTTGGCGATGCCCTGCCACTGCGCTACCAGCGGGTGGTCCTTTTCGATGGCGAGGTCAAAGAAGTCCGCGTTTTCCTCGAAGGGGAAGTAGGGAGTATGGAAAAGTTCCGGCAGAACCACCAGGTCGTAACCCTTGCCCTTGAGGGCGCGGGCCTGTTCCACGTACCAGGCGTTGTTGCTGTCGAAATCGCCTGTCCACTTGCCTTGCAAAGTTGCGACCTTAATCTTGCTCATAAGTCATCCCCGCGATTCTTGTTGTCATCCCCGCGTAGGCGGGGATCTCCCTTACTTCTCGAAATACTCCTTCGCCTTCTTCACAACGTCTTCTACCTTGACCATGGAGAATTCCTTTTCGTTACGGAACTTCCATTCGACTTCGCCGTTCGCAAGTCCCTTCTTGCCGATGGCGATACGCACCGGAGAACCCCAGAGGTCGGCGTCCTTGAACTTCACGCCCGGACGTTCGTCGCGGTCATCCACGAGCACGTCGATGCCGGCAGCTTCGAGTTCCTTTTCGAACTTCTCGGCGAGTTCCACGAGTTCGGCTTCTTTGCCGATGGGGACGATTTCCACCTGGAAGGGCGCGATGGACTTGGGCCAAATCGGTCCGAAGTCGTCGTGGCTGTTTTCCACGACGGATGCCATCAGGCGGCCCACGCCGATGCCGTAGCAGCCCATGATGGCCGGTGCGGTGGTCTTTTCGGCGGTGAGGAACTTCGCGCCCATGGATTCGGAGAACTTGGTGCCCAGCTTGAAGATGTTGCCCATTTCGATACCGCGAGTCTCGGTGAGGAGTTCGCCGCAGCAGGGGCACTTGCAGACTTCGGATGCTTCGGCGATGTCCGCCACTTCGAACTTCGGGAAGTCGCGCTTCGGGTTGCAATGCTTGAAGTGGAAGCCTTCTTCGTTAGCGCCCGTCACGAGGTCGAAGGAATCGGCAATGGCTTCATCGACGATGACGCGCGTATCGTGAGAATTAATCGGGGACGCAAATCCCGGAACCATGCCGCATGCCTTGATGAGGCTGTCTTCGGCCGGGTAGAGTTCCTTCGCCTTCAGGAGGTTGTGGAGCTTGATTTCGGAAACGTCGAGGTTGCCCGGAACCACCACCGTGATGAGCTTGCCTTCGAAGTCGAAGAACACGCACTTGGCGGTGGATTCGGCCGGGACGTTCAGGAACTTGGTGAGTTCGTCGATGCTTGCGCAGTGCGGAGTTTCGACCTTTTCGAGCGTTGCGTTTTCGTCGCCCTTGAACGGCACGCGCTGGAACTTGGCGATTTCGCGGTTCGCCTGGTAGCCGCACTTCTTACAAAGAATCAGGTAGTCTTCGCCGTTGGGAGTGTCGAGCATGAATTCGTGAGCGACCTTGCCGCCCATAATGCCGGTATCGCTCTGCACCACCACCGGTTCAATGCCCACGCGACGGTAGATGCGCAGGTAGGCGTCGTATTCTTCCTGATAGTGACGGTCGAGGTCTTCCTGGCTGGTATGGAAGCTGTAGGCATCCTTCATCAGGAATTCGCGGACGCGGATAAGACCGCCGCGGGCACGGGCTTCGTCACGGTACTTGGTCTTGAACTGGTAGAGCATCACCGGCAGCTGCTTGTAGCTGTTGAGCACGTAGCGCACGAGGTCGGTCATGGCCTCTTCGTGCGTCATGGCGAGCACCATGTTATGGTTGTTGCGGTCCTTGAAGCGCAGGAGTTCTTCGCCAATAGCCTGGTAACGGCCAGATTCGCTCCAGAGTTCAGCAGTCTGCACC includes the following:
- a CDS encoding carbon-nitrogen hydrolase; its protein translation is MSKIKVATLQGKWTGDFDSNNAWYVEQARALKGKGYDLVVLPELFHTPYFPFEENADFFDLAIEKDHPLVAQWQGIAKELNAVVVFPFFEKRARGIYHNSAFVFERDGSIAGLYRKSHIPDDPAFYEKYYFIPGDTGFEPIKTSAGTLGVLICWDQWFPEAARIMSLKGADVLIYPTAIGWMDSEPKEIYPRQQDSWTTVMRGHAIANRTFVIAANRGGTEGHLTFWGTSFAAAPDGYILEKCSPDFLGVSTVEIDLAETEENRRWWPHFRDRRIDLYGDILKIWGE
- a CDS encoding proline--tRNA ligase, whose translation is MKLSKYFYVTLRETPSDATMPSHIFLMRGGYIKPVSTGIYSMMPMGFRVIQKIVNIIREEMNKIGGIEVDLPVVQTAELWSESGRYQAIGEELLRFKDRNNHNMVLAMTHEEAMTDLVRYVLNSYKQLPVMLYQFKTKYRDEARARGGLIRVREFLMKDAYSFHTSQEDLDRHYQEEYDAYLRIYRRVGIEPVVVQSDTGIMGGKVAHEFMLDTPNGEDYLILCKKCGYQANREIAKFQRVPFKGDENATLEKVETPHCASIDELTKFLNVPAESTAKCVFFDFEGKLITVVVPGNLDVSEIKLHNLLKAKELYPAEDSLIKACGMVPGFASPINSHDTRVIVDEAIADSFDLVTGANEEGFHFKHCNPKRDFPKFEVADIAEASEVCKCPCCGELLTETRGIEMGNIFKLGTKFSESMGAKFLTAEKTTAPAIMGCYGIGVGRLMASVVENSHDDFGPIWPKSIAPFQVEIVPIGKEAELVELAEKFEKELEAAGIDVLVDDRDERPGVKFKDADLWGSPVRIAIGKKGLANGEVEWKFRNEKEFSMVKVEDVVKKAKEYFEK